A window of the Sabethes cyaneus chromosome 1, idSabCyanKW18_F2, whole genome shotgun sequence genome harbors these coding sequences:
- the LOC128732997 gene encoding cuticle protein-like yields the protein MAFKFLTFCALVAVARAGVISAPLSYAAPLQTKTLVAAPLAKTVVAADEYDPHPQYSFSYVIADSLTGDQKSQQESRDGDLVRGSYSLVEPDGTKRIVEYTADDHNGFNAIVHREPLAVKSAIVAQPAIAPLATKTILAQPALKSYVAPLATKTVIAQPALHGYAAPAALYHH from the exons ATGGCATTCAAG TTCCTGACTTTCTGCGCCCTGGTGGCAGTCGCTCGTGCCGGTGTCATCTCTGCGCCTCTTTCCTATGCGGCTCCACTCCAAACCAAGACTCTCGTAGCGGCTCCACTCGCCAAAACTGTTGTCGCTGCTGACGAGTACGACCCACATCCGCAGTACTCGTTCTCCTACGTAATCGCCGACTCCCTGACCGGCGACCAGAAGTCGCAGCAGGAGTCCCGTGACGGTGACCTGGTTCGCGGATCCTATTCCCTCGTTGAACCGGACGGTACCAAGCGCATCGTTGAGTACACCGCCGATGACCACAACGGATTCAATGCGATCGTTCACCGGGAACCGCTGGCCGTCAAGAGTGCCATAGTCGCTCAACCGGCTATTGCTCCGCTAGCTACCAAGACCATCCTTGCCCAGCCGGCACTGAAATCTTACGTCGCTCCACTGGCCACCAAGACTGTCATCGCTCAGCCAGCACTGCATGGATATGCTGCCCCGGCCGCTCTGTATCATCACTAG
- the LOC128745605 gene encoding cuticle protein-like, whose protein sequence is MAFKFVTFLALVAVARAGVISSPALSYAAAPALSYAAPAQLAYSAPIAKTISYAAPVTKTLIAAPIAKTIVADEYDPNPQYSFSYGVSDGLTGDQKSQQESRNGDVVQGSYSLVDADGLKRTVDYTADPHNGFNAQVRREPLAVKALVAQPALATKTILAPQPALATYAAPLASKTIIAQPALATRTLISQPAFASYSAPLATKTILAQPALAAAPLATRTIISQPAIASYSAPLAGKAYLAQPAYSQWQ, encoded by the exons ATGGCATTCAAG TTTGTGACCTTCCTCGCTTTGGTGGCTGTTGCTCGTGCTGGTGTCATTTCAAGCCCAGCCCTGTCCTACGCCGCTGCCCCAGCGCtgtcctatgctgctccagcacaACTGGCTTACTCTGCTCCAATTGCTAAGACCATCTCTTATGCTGCCCCAGTAACCAAGACCTTGATTGCCGCACCAATCGCCAAGACCATCGTTGCCGATGAGTACGATCCAAACCCACAGTACTCGTTCTCCTATGGCGTTTCCGATGGCCTGACCGGTGACCAGAAGTCCCAGCAGGAAAGCCGCAACGGAGATGTCGTCCAGGGCTCGTACTCTCTCGTGGACGCTGACGGTCTGAAGCGCACCGTTGACTACACAGCCGATCCACATAACGGATTCAACGCACAGGTTCGTCGTGAGCCACTCGCAGTGAAAGCTCTTGTAGCCCAGCCTGCTTTAGCCACCAAGACCATTTTGGCTCCTCAACCAGCTCTGGCCACCTATGCCGCCCCATTGGCATCGAAGACCATCATTGCTCAACCCGCCCTGGCCACCAGGACCCTGATTTCGCAGCCTGCCTTCGCTTCCTACTCCGCACCGTTGGCCACTAAGACCATCCTGGCTCAGCCCGCATTAGCCGCTGCCCCTCTGGCCACCAGAACCATTATTTCGCAGCCTGCCATCGCCTCTTACTCTGCGCCATTGGCCGGCAAAGCCTATCTGGCCCAGCCAGCATATTCCCAGTGGCAATAA
- the LOC128732988 gene encoding cuticle protein-like, whose translation MAFKFVTFLAMVAVARAGVLTAPALSYAAAPALSYAAPLAYAAPVTKTLLAAPLAKTVVADEYDPNPQYSFSYGISDALTGDQKSQQESRSGDVVQGSYSVVDPDGLKRTVDYTADPHNGFNAVVRREPLAVKAVVAAAPVVTKTVLAQPAYASYAAPLATKTVLAQPAYAAYAAPALYH comes from the exons ATGGCATTCAAG TTCGTGACCTTCCTCGCTATGGTAGCCGTGGCTCGTGCCGGAGTCCTGACTGCTCCAGCTCTGTCCTACGCTGCAGCCCCAGCGCTATCCTACGCTGCTCCATTGGCTTATGCCGCTCCAGTTACTAAGACCCTGCTCGCAGCTCCGTTAGCCAAGACCGTCGTTGCTGATGAAtacgacccgaacccgcaataCTCTTTCTCCTATGGAATTTCCGATGCTCTGACCGGTGATCAGAAGTCCCAGCAGGAGTCCCGCAGCGGAGATGTCGTCCAGGGTTCGTACTCCGTTGTTGATCCAGACGGTCTGAAGCGTACCGTCGACTACACCGCCGATCCACACAACGGATTCAACGCAGTTGTTCGTCGTGAACCCCTCGCGGTGAAAGCCGTTGTTGCCGCTGCCCCGGTGGTCACCAAGACCGTCCTTGCCCAGCCCGCTTATGCTTCCTATGCCGCACCTCTTGCCACCAAGACCGTGCTGGCACAGCCTGCCTACGCTGCTTATGCTGCTCCTGCTCTGTACCATTAA